The DNA region AGCTGGCACCACTGCCCACCCAGGGCATAGGACATTTCTCCATGAGCAGcccctggggtggggtgagaaaattaaagaacaagaaCATCCACAGGTGAAGTGGGAGGGCTGACCTCCTGGCCAGTAGTGGGAGTGGAGGGGACCCACACTGTCTACTGGTAACAGTGGCAGGCGGGGGTGGTGTGGAGGAATGACGCAGGCGGGCCCCATAACCCTTCCCTGCTCTGCTCTCTGTCAGAGGGAACCACATCTCTCAAGCCCCCCTACCTCTGGCTTCCAGGTAGGTTTGGCCATTGCAAGGCACCTGCGAAGGACAGGAGATCAGAAGGAGAGTGGTGGGCGTTCATAACCCGCTTTCTGCTCACTGTGGCACTTCTGCCAGCAGTTGCATCCCCACTCAGCCTCCCGCTCCCACCTGTGAGCACCCTCCCTCTGTGACACCCTGCTgtgcagccccagcccctgcaaTCCCACCTTCCTCCTGCTGTCCTCCCCCAAGAGGTAGGTGTGGCCTGGGGGTCCCCTCCACCTCTCTGATACTCACTCAACTCACGCCAGGCCTGCAGGTCTCTACCAGCtttgtggggtgtttttttttttttttcaatctttctatttcattaaaaagtttactgtcaaaaaccaacaaacaaaagatgcCTCGTGATCTGATCTCCCCCCTGATTGTGCTATATCCTGGTGTATCCTCTTAGCTTCTGCATCTGTGATATGGGGGGACCAGCCTTGGTTCTGGATGGGATGGTTGTGAAGGTGTGATGGGTTATGTGGGCGGACACGAGGGGAGGGCGCCCCGTGGAAAGGCTGAGTCTGGGCTCCACAGAGCCCTGGAAGCGAGGGGGTCTTGGGGGCGGCAGAGGCTGTTCTTGATGAGCTCAGGGAAGAAAGAGAGCCTGACCAGAGGGGAGGACAAAGTGCAAGGGCCGGAGACTGGCAATCTCTTctgaaatatacacatacacacacattcacatggACACacactctcatacacacacacacacacacacactcactcgcCCACACATTCACACATGCGTGCCGCCATCATCAGGGACCTGTGTCTGAGGGAGCCGAGGCGCCGAGTGATCGGGCATGTACACTCCCAGCTCCGCTACTTAAAGGTGGGGACAGACCCTGTGACTGTGAGTCGCCATAACTGTGACACTCTCTCCTTTGTGCTTCACTGGACACAGAGCAGCCACCAGCCCCACGAACAGCTCCAGGCTGGGTCTACGCCAGACACAGGAGCAGGCAGCCGGTGGACCGCGAAGGGGTGCTGAGGATGGAGGAACGTTGGAAGGCTGGGCACAGCTAATATCCTGAGCTCCCCGTGCCCTTGACTTCTCTGTGGGCTTGAGAAGGGCCATCCCACATCAGGATGAACTCTCCTTCGGGGACAAGATCCCCACCGGACCCGGCCCAGGAATCCAACGGCATAGCCACCCCAGCTTCCCGCAGCGGGTGGAACAGCTCCTGGAGCAGCACCTCCAGCCTGGACCACCCTCCGCCCGTCAGCCCCACGGTAAGCCTGGGGCGAGCGTGTGCACGCAGAGCCTCCCTCCCGCTCCCTGGTGCTCTTCCTAGGGGCACACAGGGGCTTTGACAAGGTTCCACAGCTctgctgtgggaccttgggcatgttactgaacttctctgagcctgtcctaTGCGAAGAGACCAATAGAGGGGAGTGTGGCAACTTTTCCTTCCTCGTGGAGAGCATCCAAGGAACAAAAAGGCCAGCCCTGTGGGACAAAGGGCTGGAATGGCACGTCCATTTCTTTTTGAGGGTAGTAGGATGCCCCCCAGAGCCTTCCAGAGAGGAAGGCCTGCCCTGGGCCTCTGGGTTTGTCCCAGCCCAGAGTGAGGTACTTGGTGTCTTCTGCTGCTTCCATCATCCTAGCCAGGGCCCAGGGCCATAACCCAGCGACCCCACCATTAACTGGGGAGGGATGAGGGTACCCTCAAGACTATGGGGTGCTGGCCTAGGTTCTGGACAGGATGGGAAGGCTCCAGTAGCTACAGGAGCCAGGGCAGGACAGAAATTAAACCACTCCCTTCCCTGGCAAGGAGCTGGGGTCGGAGGGGTCTTTAAAGCCTTTTGTACTGGCCTCATAGGATCATGACCTCCCTACAGTGACCTAGGAggcctgaattttctttttaaaagacaattcttTTTCTCACTCTCACACCAGGTGTCAAAGTCAGCCCTACCCAGTTATATAGTGGGAGAATACAACCTCCTTCTTTGAGGCTGGGAAGGGTGTGGGACTCCTGAGGAGAGGGGCTCCACGCCACTCTACCTCCCCAGAGTGAAAGGGGACTGGAATACCATTGCTGACGGTCTCGGGCACTTGGGATGCGGCCCATACAGAGGAGAGGAACGCACCCAGGAGAtggctctgccttctccccaaGGAAAGATAAAGTCACTCCAGCCATGTCCTTGCTTGCCAAAGATGTGTCTGTCTGTCCTACCAGCCTCCAAAGGTGATCTGAGCACACTTCTAGAAGACTTTTGCATCTGGGCCATGGTATAGGAACTTGGGCTCAACTTTAGGAGACCTGTGTTTCCATTCCAGCTcagccacttgctagctgtgtgggCAAACGGCTTTGCCACTCTGAGCCTGCCCCCCTGCGGCAGGTTTTTACCTGCCCCATTGGGAACCCTAACTCTACTTCTCAGGACTATTTGAAGGTGATGGAGTCATGTGATGCCcttgtttctctgtctcttcacaGGCAGCCAGGGCTCAGGCTGCTGCCTGGGTCCCCTTTCCCACGGTCGATGTTCCAGCCTACGCCCACTACACCCTGGGCACGGTGATCCTGCTGGTGGGGCTCACAGGGATGCTGGGAAATCTGACGGTCATCTATACCTTCTGCAGGTGCCTGGTTGGCAGGATGGGGGCCTGGGCACTGAGGGCAGCCAGCCATGCAGAGACAGGGCAGAACACAGGGTGGAAATTCTGGTGCCAGCTCTGCCAGGGCACTGTTGAGCCTGGGTGGTGAGGCCAAGGCCAATGGTCTCAGGCTCAGGCCTCCATCTTCAAACCCAGGAAAGGGGCCCAAATGTAATCCAGGGCAGCTTGAATGGCACATTTAATTGGGCCCCAGGCACACCGTCTGTGTAGGGTATGTGTGCCTATGACACACACGTCTCTGCCTATTCTGCCCTGCTCTCggctcacctccaccatcacctgTCCCAGTGGGCATCCTCCCTCTGCCTCAAAGAGCAGCCCTGGTACCAGGGTCCTGAGTCCTCAAGCCCTTCAGCAACCAGCCCTGGCCACCACCCTTGGCTTCCTTCCCTACCTTCCCCACTCGCCGCCTGAATGGCTGAGACAGTCACGTGGAGAAGTGAACTCCTGGCTCTACCACCTATTAGCTGAAACGACTTGAGCAGGTTACTTATCTTCTCTGAGTCCACTTTTCTTGTCTGCAAAATGAAGTTGTGATTTACTTCATGGAGTCAATGTGATGATTAAGTAAGTTTTTATATGTGCGGTGCCCAGCAAATGAGTGAATACTGGCTGTGCCTCTTACTGAGTCTTGTGACCGCAAGCCACTTCACGGGTGGGAGCCTCAGtgttcttatctgcaaaatgaaatGGGGTGAAGGGGTAGATGTGAAGATGGATGATTATGGGAGATGAGGTTTGTGAAAGTATCTGGCCTGTGGGCACCATCGTCCACTCCTCTCCCCTTTGCCAGCCCCAAAGGTGAGGACTGCAGGAACACTGGGAGAAGGGGGACAGGAGAGGCATGAGTTGCTGCCTTGAGGGGTCTCACTTCTTAGCTCACAATGCCAGGCTCCAGAGCTGTCTGGCTGGTACTTGCTGGGCAGCAGGATGGGCCTGTGGGCCAGCAGCTCGTGCCTGTGTGCAAgcatacatgtgtgtgcacatgtgtttgAGGGAAGCTCCCCGGCAGAAGCGCCTCCTGACAGTTTCTGACCCCTCACAGGAGCAGAGGTCTCAGGACACCTGCCAACATGTTCATCATCAACCTCGCAGTCAGCGACTTCCTCATGTCCTTCACCCAGGCCCCCGTCTTCTTCGCCAGCAGCGTCTATAAGCAGTGGCTCTTTGGAGAGGCAGGTAGACACTTGGGACTCCCTTGtgctggagggaagaggagggttgGGACAGGGGATGCCCACAGTGGAGGGTGGCCCAGATGAGAAGGCGATGTGCTCTTCCTGGGCAAAGAGTGGGTAGTCACCCTCAGTCTCATGAGTTAGCAAGAGGTTTCCGTGAGCCTCTGTCAGATGCATGTAGGCGGGGTGGAGAGGAACTAGGCCTGCTTTCCTTGAGAGGCGAGCGTAGGAGCTGAGTACACGCACTCCACAGACCCTCCTTCCCCTGGGGTATCTGATGGGCTCCCTGCCAAGGACTGAGGTCAGGGAGCTGTGCCCACAGGCTGTGAATTCTATGCCTTCTGTGGGGCTCTCTTTGGCATCACCTCCATGATTACCCTGACGGCCATCGCCCTGGACCGCTACCTGGTGATCACACGCCCACTGGCCACGGTCGGGATGGCATCCAAGAGGCGGGCGGCGCTTGTCCTGCTGGGCGTCTGGCTCTATGCCCTGGCTTGGAGTCTGCCGCCCTTCTTTGGCTGGAGTAAGTGGGCTCAGGGAATTAGGGGAAGGGAAGATAGGCTGGGAGGGGTACGTTCAAGGGGCAGGTAGGTGGACTTGGGTTGACCAGCTGGCAGGAGGGGCCAAGGGACTGCTTAAGTCTCAGAGCAAGTGGACATTCAGGGGGCATGACTAGCagcaggggaaactgaggctgtaCCATCAACAATCAGAGGATAACCTGGGCTCCCATCCCCACATACAGAGGGGAAGACCACGTGGTTCCTGGCTGGCGGGAAGTGACGGGTGCATCTGATGCTGAGTTTGCAATGAGTCAGACAGGCAGGAGTTGGGGTGTGAGGCCTCAGCAGGTAGGAGGGTTAGCAGCAAGGCACCCACCCTTCTGAGGCAGGACCAGGAAGCTGGCTGAAGTCTTGGGGGAGTAAGACCCTGGGGCTATGGTGAGGTCTCTCTTCCAAACTGGCAAGATTGGGCAGCAGTGGACTTTGCCAGCTGTCTCCTGCTAGATAGAACCAGCTTGGAAAGCTCCCCTCCACGTGCCCCGGCTTCCTCACTccactgggcagggctggggccggggCCAGTGTTTGAGAAGCTGAGAGCCCACATCCAAAGCCCCTGCTGGATGAGGAGCCTGAGTCAGCGCTGCCCTGAAGGCTGAGCACCTGCTCCTGGTTCCCAGGTGCCTATGTGCCCGAGGGGCTGCTGACCTCTTGCTCCTGGGACTACGTGAGCTTCATGCCATCGGTCCGCGCCTACACCATGCTGCTCTTCTGCTTTGTGTTCTTCTTGCCCCTGCTCATCATCATCTACTGCTACATCTTCATCTTCAAGGCCATCCGGGAGACGGGCCAGTAAGAGCTGGGCATGAAGGAGGGGCTCCAATGGGAGGCGGGCTGTGCCCCTTGGCCAGAGCTGCCCGTGACTCACATCTGTACCCACACCCCAGGGCACTCCCAGCCCCAGATGGGCAAAGACCAGCTCAGTACATGTGCTTACGGGATGAGGTGCCGAAAGGCCAGTACAACCTGGGGGCTTAGAAAAGTCTCAGGAGACACGGTCTTCTGAAGCGTGGGCCTTCAGCCTCGGTCAGGGGGTGTGGGGGAAAGAGAAGACACGACAGGTAGAAGGGCAGGGAGGCAGCTTAGGCTGGATATATTGGGGAACTTTCTGGGAGTCGGGGCTGCCTGCACTGGAAGGGATGGCCGGGTCCAGGAAGGCTCCCTGACAGTAGCCATGACCCTGGCACTCACTGCAACCCGAGTGGGGTCAGACCCAGACTCTGCATGCTTCCTAGAGTTCTCCAGACTTTCGGTGCCAGCGAGGGTGGTGGTGAGTGCCCCTGGCAACGGCAGCGTCTGCAGAACGAGTGGAAAATGGCCAAGATCGAGCTGTTGGTCATCCTTCTCTTTGTGCTCTCCTGGGCCCCCTACTCCACCGTGGCCCTGATGGGCTTTGCTGGGTGAGCTGTGGCtaaggggctggggcaggggctggaagggtgggaggagggtaaGCGGACCCTggggcagcctctccctccccagcccaagCCCAAGCCAGCCGTCCCCACACCCTGGGTCCAGCCTCACAGGCTTATTCTCCCCCTGCTATGAGATGCCCCACGGGAGCCGGGCCTGTCTCATTCCTGGAGGCACTAGGAGACATGCTGGGGGAGTTCTGGGCCACACTGGGTTTGGTTTGAGGGCCTGCAAGGGCTGCCAGGTCCTGCCAGATCCCTTGGGAATATGCAACTTTCCCTGAGGTTCTGGTTTCCTCTTCACCCAGACTGTGGGCACACAGCCAGGGTGCtactcccctcctgccctctagTCCTTTGTGGCTAGAGTCTGCAGACTTTGATATCTGCAGCAGCATGGAGGCAGGCCAGACTTCAGGAGCACTTTGAGTCCTTGCAGGTGCTTGGGTATGAGACCTTCTCCTTGTGCAGCAACAGCCTGGTCCCCTCTGGGGCCCCCCTGTGCAGTTACTCTCAAGGAGCCAGGGGAGCAGCAGGCATCAGGGTTCGGCGGGGCATGGGGAGAGCTGGGCAGAGGGCCAGAGtcattgggggtggggagggtttACTGCCAGCAGCACAGGCTCCAAGGGACAGTGGGACCTGGCAAAACCCCCAACCTGACACATCTTCTCAGCACCCCTTCCTCAGCTGCTCCCTGGGTTCCCACTCACCTCAGATCAGGATTCTCCCTGGCATTGCAGTCCCTCCCCCGGGGATGACTTGGTTATGCTGGTTTGGACCAGGCTGGGCTGTGCCCTGGCAGGGCTTGGCTGGCCTATGAAGAAGCTTCCTGAGAGGGCTGGTGGGTTGTGGAGTCCCCAGGGGGGACCAGCCGGCAGAGGGGCCACAGCTTCTCTGTCCTAGGTACGCGCATGTCCTGACGCCCTACATGACCTCCGTGCCGGCTGTCATCGCCAAGGCCTCTGCCATCTACAACCCCATCATTTATGCCATCACCCACCCCAAGTACAGGTGTGGCCCTCTGCCAGAACCCAGCCCCAGATCCCCAGTCCTACCCTCATGGGCACAGAGGGCCTGGGCCTATAAATGGGGGCAGAGGCCAGCCATCTTTCCTGTCCCTTGTGTAGCTGCACTGGGTGGGGAACTCTAGCAGCTGAGAGCAGCCAGTGACACTGGACGGGATCTGGAGCTGGTGTGAccctctctgctgtcccagcttCCTAGGAGTCTCAGCTTGGAGGGACATCAGAGTTCCCTGGGCAGTGTCCAATACTAACTGGGATTTTCAGAACTGAGGCCAAAAGGCAGCCAGGATGGCTGATCAGCAGTGCTGCTTTTGCTACAAAGAGTGGCAGCCTGGAGAGATCACAGCAGGGAGAGCTCCACTCCACTTCAGGGGCCCTGGCAGAGGCCTGGGGCTTGTTCTGGCTCAGAGTGCTCTCTGCTGATAGAATCCCAGCACGGCTGGCCTCTTCCACGAGGGGGCCTTCAGTGCTTCCTTTTGCCTGGTGGTGTCAGTAACTCAGCACCCTGCTGAGGCCAGCTGTAGGCCTTAGGCCATCCAGCTCAGAGGCGGCTCAGGAGCGTTCTTGGTCCCCATTTGCAGAAATGTGGCTTAGGTCAGCCACTTGAGAATTGAAAGCAAGCATCTGGCTGAACCTGCCACCCTAAGGCTCTCCCTCCACGCCCATGGACCCAGTGTCTGTCTGCCCATCCTCATAACCCCAATGTCTATAAGTCCTCAATTCCCCAAGTGGCTCTTTGCCCACTGCCATTAGCCCAGTATCAGTCTGTCCATCCACCCCCATCTCCTCAggtctgtctgtccatctccCTAACCCGATGTGCTGTCCTTGCAGAATGGCCATCGCCCAGCACCTGCCCTGCCTCGGGGTGCTGCTGGGCGTGTCAGGCCAGCGCACTGGCCTGTACACCAGCTACCGCTCCACCCACCGCTCCACACTGAACAGCCAGGCC from Physeter macrocephalus isolate SW-GA unplaced genomic scaffold, ASM283717v5 random_721, whole genome shotgun sequence includes:
- the OPN4 gene encoding melanopsin isoform X2 yields the protein MNSPSGTRSPPDPAQESNGIATPASRSGWNSSWSSTSSLDHPPPVSPTAARAQAAAWVPFPTVDVPAYAHYTLGTVILLVGLTGMLGNLTVIYTFCSCDLLHGVNVMIKSRGLRTPANMFIINLAVSDFLMSFTQAPVFFASSVYKQWLFGEAGCEFYAFCGALFGITSMITLTAIALDRYLVITRPLATVGMASKRRAALVLLGVWLYALAWSLPPFFGWSAYVPEGLLTSCSWDYVSFMPSVRAYTMLLFCFVFFLPLLIIIYCYIFIFKAIRETGQVLQTFGASEGGGECPWQRQRLQNEWKMAKIELLVILLFVLSWAPYSTVALMGFAGYAHVLTPYMTSVPAVIAKASAIYNPIIYAITHPKYRMAIAQHLPCLGVLLGVSGQRTGLYTSYRSTHRSTLNSQASDLSWISGRRRQVSLGSESEVGWTDTEATAAWGTAQQVSGWSPCGQGPEDIEAKASPKSQGQEAEAPGKTKGLVPSLDPRM
- the OPN4 gene encoding melanopsin isoform X1 — protein: MNSPSGTRSPPDPAQESNGIATPASRSGWNSSWSSTSSLDHPPPVSPTAARAQAAAWVPFPTVDVPAYAHYTLGTVILLVGLTGMLGNLTVIYTFCRSRGLRTPANMFIINLAVSDFLMSFTQAPVFFASSVYKQWLFGEAGCEFYAFCGALFGITSMITLTAIALDRYLVITRPLATVGMASKRRAALVLLGVWLYALAWSLPPFFGWSAYVPEGLLTSCSWDYVSFMPSVRAYTMLLFCFVFFLPLLIIIYCYIFIFKAIRETGQVLQTFGASEGGGECPWQRQRLQNEWKMAKIELLVILLFVLSWAPYSTVALMGFAGYAHVLTPYMTSVPAVIAKASAIYNPIIYAITHPKYRMAIAQHLPCLGVLLGVSGQRTGLYTSYRSTHRSTLNSQASDLSWISGRRRQVSLGSESEVGWTDTEATAAWGTAQQVSGWSPCGQGPEDIEAKASPKSQGQEAEAPGKTKGLVPSLDPRM